A stretch of the Geovibrio thiophilus genome encodes the following:
- a CDS encoding Hsp20/alpha crystallin family protein, with translation MSSEGDSISKIRFIHGLMKKEVEELLKLMERTKSPIAETGTPPLDAMIRGEEVIITAELPGLTSDEFTVYLYENLLIIEGIRKRYCTDKQIFFIRAEREFAPFKRIMQLPFPVDKDNTQAMLKNGVLTVTLIKTEN, from the coding sequence ATGAGCAGTGAAGGCGACTCTATATCGAAGATACGCTTCATCCACGGACTGATGAAGAAGGAAGTGGAGGAGCTTCTCAAGCTTATGGAGCGTACCAAGAGCCCCATAGCAGAAACGGGAACCCCTCCTCTGGATGCGATGATCAGAGGAGAGGAGGTCATAATCACAGCGGAACTGCCGGGTTTGACCTCTGATGAATTTACTGTGTATCTTTACGAAAATCTTCTTATAATAGAAGGAATAAGAAAAAGGTACTGTACGGATAAGCAAATCTTCTTCATCCGCGCCGAAAGGGAGTTTGCGCCTTTCAAGAGGATAATGCAGCTTCCTTTTCCCGTGGATAAGGACAATACTCAGGCGATGCTGAAGAACGGTGTTCTTACGGTAACGCTGATAAAAACAGAAAACTGA
- the ftsZ gene encoding cell division protein FtsZ, giving the protein MFEFVDVKQGACIKVIGVGGAGGNAINNMIEHGIEGVEFIAANTDQQALRTNKAPNKIQLGTTLTKGLGAGGVPEQGKKAAIEDLEAIEAQLKGADLVFIAAGMGGGTGTGAAPVIASVAKELGALTVAVVSKPFSWEGKKRNGNAEQGLEFLKNHVDTYIVVPNDRITAECKDNTLFEDAFRMADDILRQGVQGISDSINGNGYINVDFADIRSIMESKGMALMGIGEASGENRDIEAAERALKSPLLADVSIHGAEGLLVNIACGKDLKMHEVQNIATKIHDSAGDNANIYEGVVIDPNFNGSIRVTVVATGLGKREKKQAKSPELESFLNKQPKNVSTFKEKVAKITERDHSLKTVSDAKEEEFDIPAYLRYQQD; this is encoded by the coding sequence ATGTTTGAATTCGTAGATGTCAAGCAGGGCGCGTGCATCAAGGTGATCGGCGTCGGCGGAGCAGGCGGAAACGCAATCAACAACATGATCGAACATGGTATCGAGGGCGTGGAATTTATCGCTGCAAATACGGATCAGCAAGCGCTGAGAACGAATAAAGCACCGAATAAAATCCAGCTCGGTACAACGCTGACCAAAGGGCTCGGCGCGGGCGGAGTGCCCGAACAAGGCAAAAAAGCCGCCATTGAGGATCTTGAGGCTATAGAGGCTCAGCTCAAAGGAGCCGATCTCGTTTTCATAGCCGCAGGAATGGGCGGCGGAACGGGAACAGGAGCCGCTCCGGTTATAGCCAGCGTGGCTAAAGAGCTCGGCGCGCTTACTGTCGCGGTTGTCTCAAAACCCTTCTCTTGGGAAGGCAAAAAGAGAAACGGCAACGCCGAACAGGGCTTGGAGTTCCTGAAAAATCACGTGGATACCTATATTGTGGTTCCCAACGACAGAATCACGGCGGAATGCAAGGACAACACCCTCTTTGAGGATGCGTTCAGAATGGCTGATGATATTCTCCGTCAGGGCGTACAGGGTATCAGCGACTCCATCAACGGAAACGGTTACATCAACGTGGACTTCGCGGATATACGCTCAATCATGGAGTCAAAAGGCATGGCTCTCATGGGCATAGGCGAAGCCTCAGGCGAAAACAGGGACATTGAGGCGGCGGAACGCGCGCTTAAGTCTCCCCTTCTCGCCGATGTCAGCATACACGGGGCTGAAGGTCTGCTTGTCAACATAGCATGCGGAAAAGACCTTAAAATGCACGAGGTGCAGAACATCGCCACCAAGATACATGACAGCGCCGGAGACAACGCCAATATTTACGAAGGCGTGGTCATTGACCCCAACTTCAACGGCTCCATAAGAGTTACCGTTGTTGCCACCGGTCTCGGCAAAAGAGAAAAGAAGCAGGCAAAAAGCCCTGAGCTTGAAAGCTTCCTGAATAAACAGCCTAAGAATGTTTCCACTTTTAAAGAAAAAGTGGCAAAAATAACAGAAAGGGATCATTCCCTTAAAACAGTGAGCGATGCCAAGGAAGAGGAATTTGATATTCCGGCTTATCTCAGGTATCAGCAGGACTAA
- a CDS encoding glycosyltransferase: MKVLNIINVRWYNATAWYGHMLSLGLEALGHKTAVMGLPGTPPVIKAKEAGLQTYEAELNSLNPLKLIKSAAVFGKAVKEFKPDVVVCHRGEFFFYFTHVRFWEKPEWKLVRVRGDRRPPKADALSRWLYHNAVDKVVTSSESMRRFHLDNLKLPPNKVVTLYGGVETELFSRNEDGRQRVRHEFGFSDNDFVLGILGRYDTVKGHESLFRAVEELRNEGMDKIRLLIAGVDACMNEKDIKLMLENRGIQGITAVTGKRDDIADVISAMDLGVIPSLGSEAVCRVGMEMLSCGVPVIGSDIGVIPEIIPPSNIFIAGDVQSIKNRIRDYKAYHKSYDYIDFAEQFASFFN; the protein is encoded by the coding sequence ATGAAAGTTCTGAACATCATAAATGTGAGGTGGTACAACGCCACCGCGTGGTACGGTCACATGCTGTCTCTGGGGCTTGAGGCTCTGGGGCATAAGACAGCGGTAATGGGACTGCCCGGCACGCCTCCGGTAATTAAGGCTAAAGAGGCGGGGCTTCAAACCTATGAAGCGGAGCTGAACAGCCTGAACCCGCTTAAGCTTATTAAGTCTGCGGCGGTTTTCGGTAAAGCTGTTAAGGAATTTAAGCCCGATGTGGTTGTGTGCCACAGAGGTGAGTTTTTCTTCTACTTCACCCATGTGCGTTTCTGGGAAAAACCGGAGTGGAAGCTGGTCAGGGTGAGGGGCGACCGCAGACCCCCCAAGGCGGATGCCCTCTCCCGCTGGCTTTATCATAACGCAGTGGATAAGGTTGTAACATCCTCCGAATCCATGCGCAGGTTTCATCTGGATAATCTCAAACTCCCTCCTAATAAAGTTGTAACCCTGTACGGCGGCGTGGAGACGGAGCTTTTCAGCCGGAACGAAGACGGCAGACAAAGAGTCAGACACGAATTCGGCTTTTCGGACAATGACTTTGTTCTGGGTATACTCGGCAGATACGACACCGTAAAGGGGCATGAATCCCTTTTCCGTGCCGTGGAAGAACTCAGAAACGAAGGCATGGACAAAATCCGCCTTCTGATAGCCGGTGTTGACGCGTGCATGAATGAAAAAGACATCAAACTGATGCTGGAAAACCGCGGTATACAAGGCATAACAGCTGTAACAGGCAAAAGAGACGACATTGCCGATGTTATCAGCGCCATGGATCTGGGTGTGATCCCCTCCCTCGGCTCCGAAGCAGTGTGCCGTGTTGGAATGGAGATGCTCTCCTGCGGTGTGCCCGTAATCGGTTCCGATATAGGAGTAATTCCTGAAATAATTCCCCCCTCAAACATTTTCATAGCCGGCGATGTTCAGTCAATCAAAAACCGTATAAGAGACTACAAAGCTTATCATAAAAGCTATGACTACATAGATTTTGCGGAACAGTTCGCGTCTTTTTTCAATTGA
- a CDS encoding tetratricopeptide repeat protein, with amino-acid sequence MRLYVLILAAALAACAPKAALELQKNGREALAAGNAPLAAGYLEKAVQEHDSGENRALLGDAYFAMKEYDRAFYEYTRAVNRNKNTAYLHYKRGEILFILEKYNEAIMELDEALTQKPLSFARANTLIGLAYAELGNTKQAFFYLNRGIEAQENSTEAYLGRSKAYMKAGSPEQAIVDVTRAIQLDPKNAEAYFQRAQILFAVSKTGDGIKDLETALILDHNMEKAFSEAAWVLSTHPDPYFRDGAKAVIYGRKAYALKPDNENAVRLAAAFAENDQFDKAVSVIDEQISKEKDLVEVDGLRVWKEMYGKGIKYRRDK; translated from the coding sequence ATGAGACTTTATGTATTGATCCTTGCCGCCGCTCTGGCTGCGTGCGCGCCTAAGGCGGCTCTGGAATTGCAGAAGAACGGTCGGGAGGCGCTTGCCGCCGGAAACGCGCCATTGGCGGCGGGCTATCTGGAAAAAGCCGTACAGGAGCATGACTCAGGTGAAAACAGAGCTCTTCTCGGCGATGCCTATTTCGCCATGAAGGAATACGACAGGGCTTTCTACGAATACACCAGAGCCGTGAACAGGAATAAAAACACAGCCTACCTGCATTATAAAAGAGGCGAGATTCTCTTCATCCTAGAGAAATACAATGAAGCGATTATGGAGCTGGATGAAGCCCTGACGCAGAAGCCCCTGAGCTTCGCCCGCGCCAACACTCTCATTGGCTTGGCATACGCTGAGCTGGGGAACACCAAGCAGGCTTTCTTCTACCTCAACAGAGGAATAGAGGCTCAGGAAAACAGCACGGAGGCATACCTCGGCAGGTCAAAGGCATACATGAAAGCAGGCAGCCCTGAGCAGGCAATAGTGGATGTGACCCGTGCGATACAGCTTGATCCGAAAAATGCCGAAGCCTATTTTCAGCGGGCGCAGATACTGTTTGCCGTATCAAAAACCGGAGACGGCATAAAGGATCTGGAAACTGCTCTGATCCTCGATCATAACATGGAAAAAGCCTTCTCTGAGGCGGCTTGGGTTCTCTCCACTCACCCCGATCCTTATTTCAGAGACGGAGCAAAGGCGGTAATCTACGGACGCAAGGCGTATGCCCTCAAACCGGATAACGAAAACGCTGTGCGCCTCGCCGCCGCCTTCGCCGAAAATGATCAGTTTGACAAGGCAGTCTCCGTCATTGATGAACAAATCTCCAAGGAAAAAGATCTTGTGGAGGTGGACGGACTGAGGGTCTGGAAGGAAATGTACGGTAAGGGAATAAAATACAGACGAGATAAATAG
- the amrB gene encoding AmmeMemoRadiSam system protein B: MFRKAAVRGLFYPASPEEAEGFISENMSGAPLCEALAVMLPHAGWIYSGRTAVNTASRVNIPDKVILMGPNHTGLGARISVYPEGSWETPFGDAAIDSETASKLTASHLCTADTAAHINEHSLEVIVPILKYLNPNVRITPVTMMGLSTETCRALGELLASVCDDKTLVVVSSDMNHFENASATERKDGAALQAVLALDEKALAVTVSGMNISMCGAVPAAAAISYCKLRGCTKAELTEHTHSGFVSGDYDRVVGYAGVIFHK, translated from the coding sequence ATGTTCAGAAAAGCTGCGGTAAGAGGGCTCTTTTATCCCGCGTCGCCCGAAGAGGCGGAAGGGTTTATTTCAGAAAATATGTCCGGCGCTCCATTGTGTGAGGCTCTCGCGGTTATGCTCCCCCACGCAGGATGGATATACTCAGGCAGAACAGCGGTAAACACCGCTTCAAGAGTGAACATCCCCGATAAAGTTATTCTTATGGGTCCCAACCATACAGGGCTGGGCGCGCGTATCTCTGTTTATCCGGAGGGAAGCTGGGAAACTCCATTCGGCGATGCGGCTATCGACTCGGAAACTGCGTCAAAGCTCACAGCCTCGCATCTCTGCACGGCAGACACCGCGGCGCATATCAATGAACATTCTCTGGAAGTCATTGTTCCTATATTAAAATACTTAAATCCGAACGTGAGAATAACCCCGGTGACAATGATGGGGCTGAGCACCGAGACATGCAGGGCTCTTGGTGAGCTGCTCGCGTCAGTTTGCGATGATAAAACTCTTGTGGTTGTCAGCTCGGACATGAATCATTTCGAGAATGCGTCCGCAACCGAAAGAAAGGACGGAGCCGCTCTTCAGGCTGTTCTGGCGCTTGACGAAAAAGCGCTTGCGGTAACTGTGTCAGGGATGAATATTTCTATGTGCGGGGCAGTGCCCGCCGCCGCCGCGATCAGCTACTGCAAGCTCAGGGGCTGCACAAAAGCGGAGCTCACCGAGCACACTCACAGCGGTTTCGTCAGCGGAGATTATGACAGAGTTGTCGGCTATGCCGGCGTTATTTTTCATAAATAA
- a CDS encoding bacteriohemerythrin, with amino-acid sequence MRLSIKTVIIIIITAVPGITAGFIGIKNYFFFRQIMPGDEASTHALELASTGLTVSIICILTSVVLAFVIPFTAFRRVSCGVREFGLTLKAALSGDLTRRVPVSECAGEMKELGAGLNELLDKLDNTISEFYHAANNIRSLADNLSSVNAEVNGQINIINDNVSNVSSAAEELTSTGQSVLSTCKVSFELVEDCSGRVKTGINIITSNRKSMENISSSISSISAVVEEFLKQSEKIENIVVSIKEIADQTNLLALNAAIEAARAGEHGRGFAVVADEVRKLAGKTTDSTEQIGTVIRELQYKINDVFGKVQEGVENVEKGIEFSGESVNSINIIAGSINELTSQLNGIVRAMEEENLALGEVSNSTVEISDMSSNILHMANESVIAGSNLLDVTKGLTESVSGFKTSGGDEFIKWSSVLETGVHQFDDQHKKLVSIINNLYNAIRENKGRQMLERTLNELVEYTVYHFDSEEKAFQKYGFPMSANHIKSHEKLKAAVGQFLDNYKKGKEVIGFNLMSFLQDWLKNHIMHEDKEYGKHLAAKMNGR; translated from the coding sequence ATGCGCCTTTCTATCAAAACCGTCATAATAATTATCATTACTGCCGTGCCCGGCATAACGGCAGGGTTCATCGGTATCAAAAACTACTTTTTCTTCAGGCAGATAATGCCCGGCGATGAAGCCAGCACCCACGCGCTGGAACTGGCTTCCACAGGGCTTACAGTCTCCATAATATGTATTCTCACTTCTGTTGTTCTGGCATTTGTGATCCCATTTACGGCTTTCAGAAGAGTGAGCTGCGGAGTCAGGGAATTCGGACTTACGCTCAAGGCGGCTCTCAGCGGCGACCTCACCAGAAGGGTTCCCGTCTCCGAGTGCGCAGGAGAAATGAAGGAACTGGGAGCCGGACTCAACGAGCTGCTGGACAAACTGGACAATACAATCTCCGAGTTCTACCACGCCGCAAACAACATCAGAAGCCTCGCCGACAACCTCTCCTCTGTGAATGCCGAAGTCAACGGGCAGATCAACATTATCAATGACAATGTTAGCAATGTTTCCAGCGCCGCAGAAGAACTAACCTCCACGGGACAAAGCGTTCTCTCCACATGCAAGGTATCCTTCGAGCTTGTTGAGGATTGCAGCGGCAGGGTTAAAACAGGCATAAACATAATCACCAGCAACCGCAAAAGTATGGAGAACATATCCTCCAGCATCTCATCAATATCCGCCGTGGTTGAGGAGTTTCTCAAGCAGTCCGAGAAAATAGAAAACATAGTAGTCTCCATAAAAGAAATCGCCGATCAGACAAACCTTCTGGCGCTCAATGCAGCAATCGAAGCCGCCAGAGCGGGCGAACACGGACGCGGTTTCGCCGTTGTTGCAGACGAGGTGCGCAAGCTTGCCGGAAAAACCACCGACTCCACAGAGCAGATCGGCACGGTTATCAGAGAGCTTCAGTACAAAATAAACGATGTTTTCGGCAAGGTTCAGGAAGGTGTTGAAAACGTTGAGAAAGGCATTGAGTTCTCAGGAGAATCAGTAAACTCCATCAACATCATTGCGGGCAGCATCAACGAACTCACAAGCCAGCTTAACGGAATTGTACGCGCTATGGAGGAAGAAAACCTCGCTCTCGGCGAAGTATCAAACAGCACAGTCGAAATATCCGATATGTCTTCAAACATTCTCCACATGGCAAACGAGTCCGTAATAGCGGGCAGCAACCTTCTGGATGTCACCAAAGGACTGACGGAAAGTGTTTCCGGATTCAAAACATCCGGCGGGGACGAGTTCATAAAATGGTCTTCAGTCCTTGAAACAGGCGTTCACCAGTTTGACGACCAGCACAAAAAGCTCGTCAGCATAATCAACAACCTCTACAACGCCATCAGAGAAAATAAAGGCAGGCAGATGCTTGAGCGCACGCTGAACGAGCTTGTGGAATATACTGTCTATCACTTTGACTCAGAAGAAAAAGCATTTCAGAAATACGGCTTCCCCATGAGCGCAAACCACATAAAATCCCATGAGAAACTTAAGGCTGCCGTCGGGCAGTTCCTTGACAACTATAAGAAAGGAAAAGAGGTAATAGGCTTTAACCTTATGAGCTTTCTTCAGGATTGGCTGAAAAACCACATAATGCACGAAGACAAGGAATACGGCAAGCATCTTGCCGCGAAAATGAACGGAAGATAA
- a CDS encoding Vgb family protein yields MSKRKTSAEILNSVFDSADSRLKAKYKTEDEVLNLVFDQQSGRLKVNLEGAVGGAPHSNPLEAYASTDPAGALSGGLLFGDFSGTGKWRGGVLAPNGKVYCAPYSSTQILAINPTDNTTELIGSFGGSARWFGGVLAPNGKIYCAPYNSTQILVINPADNSTELIGSFGGTKKWAGAVLAPNGKIYCIPYDAAQILVINPADNSTELIGSFEGGAKWFGGALAPNGKIYCAPLNSAQILVIDPTDNSAEIIGSFSGTAKWYGCVLAPSGKIYCVPGGASQILVIDPSDNTTELFGSFSGSARWFGGVLAPDGKIYCVPYNAEQILVINPTDNSTEIMGSFSGSAKWWGCVLAPNGVVLGVPNNHEKVLAVRHGAHGAQWWALSAYTNKL; encoded by the coding sequence ATGTCAAAAAGAAAAACATCGGCGGAGATACTGAACAGCGTTTTCGACTCGGCTGATTCCCGCCTTAAAGCAAAATATAAAACAGAGGATGAGGTGCTGAACCTTGTTTTTGATCAGCAGTCCGGCAGGCTTAAGGTTAATCTGGAAGGGGCTGTCGGCGGTGCGCCGCATTCTAACCCTCTCGAAGCATACGCATCAACGGATCCGGCGGGTGCATTGAGCGGCGGGCTGCTTTTCGGGGATTTCAGCGGCACGGGGAAATGGAGAGGGGGGGTATTGGCTCCGAACGGAAAAGTGTACTGTGCGCCTTATAGCTCCACGCAGATTCTTGCTATCAATCCCACAGACAACACCACCGAGCTTATCGGCAGTTTCGGCGGTTCAGCAAGGTGGTTCGGCGGAGTGCTTGCGCCTAACGGGAAGATTTACTGTGCGCCTTATAACTCCACGCAGATTCTTGTTATAAATCCGGCAGATAACTCAACTGAGCTTATCGGCAGTTTCGGCGGTACAAAAAAATGGGCTGGTGCGGTGCTTGCTCCGAACGGGAAGATATACTGCATTCCTTACGATGCAGCGCAGATACTTGTTATAAATCCGGCAGATAACTCAACTGAACTTATCGGCAGTTTTGAAGGTGGTGCTAAGTGGTTCGGAGGAGCCTTAGCACCGAACGGGAAAATATACTGCGCTCCGCTGAACTCAGCACAGATTTTGGTTATCGACCCGACAGACAACTCCGCCGAAATCATCGGCAGTTTCAGCGGCACGGCGAAGTGGTACGGATGCGTTCTCGCCCCGAGCGGAAAGATATACTGTGTCCCGGGCGGGGCTTCTCAAATTCTGGTCATTGATCCGTCGGACAACACCACCGAGCTTTTCGGCAGTTTCAGCGGTTCAGCAAGGTGGTTCGGCGGGGTACTCGCTCCTGACGGAAAGATATATTGTGTGCCTTATAATGCAGAGCAGATTTTGGTTATCAATCCGACAGACAACTCTACCGAGATCATGGGCAGTTTCAGCGGCAGTGCAAAATGGTGGGGCTGCGTATTGGCTCCGAACGGAGTTGTTCTTGGTGTGCCGAACAACCATGAAAAGGTACTGGCTGTTCGGCATGGTGCGCACGGTGCGCAGTGGTGGGCACTGAGCGCATACACCAACAAACTGTAG
- the galU gene encoding UTP--glucose-1-phosphate uridylyltransferase GalU: MKVKSAVFPVAGFGTRLLPATKAIPKEMVTLIDKPLIQYGVEEALNGGIERIIFVTGRTKKSMEDHFDRDPNLETALAEAGKEELLKEVRKISDMCDVVYVRQKEPRGLGHAVLCAKDIVGREPFAVILPDDIILARKSVIGEMTREFDKVKAPVISIMQVPIADTHKYGIVKVEQQIDERLYRLGYMVEKPKANPPSDLAIIGRYILTPEIMDELETTAAGAGNEIQLTDAIHAVAEKSGVYGYRFEGQRFDCGNKHGLIEATVHFALSREDTKDAMMNLMSVLCRTR, translated from the coding sequence ATGAAGGTAAAAAGCGCGGTTTTCCCCGTGGCAGGCTTCGGAACAAGGCTCCTGCCGGCAACAAAGGCTATCCCCAAAGAGATGGTGACGCTTATTGACAAACCCCTGATTCAATACGGGGTGGAGGAAGCCCTGAACGGCGGCATAGAGCGGATTATCTTCGTGACGGGGCGCACAAAAAAGTCCATGGAAGACCACTTTGACCGTGACCCGAACCTTGAGACTGCACTTGCGGAAGCCGGAAAGGAAGAACTGCTGAAAGAGGTTCGCAAGATTTCTGATATGTGCGATGTCGTGTACGTTCGTCAGAAAGAGCCCAGAGGATTGGGACACGCCGTACTCTGCGCTAAGGATATTGTCGGGCGTGAGCCCTTCGCCGTTATTCTGCCGGATGATATAATACTCGCGCGGAAATCTGTGATAGGGGAAATGACAAGGGAATTTGACAAGGTGAAGGCGCCGGTTATCTCCATAATGCAGGTCCCAATTGCCGATACCCACAAGTACGGAATAGTCAAAGTGGAACAACAGATAGATGAAAGGCTGTACAGGCTCGGCTACATGGTGGAAAAACCGAAAGCAAATCCGCCCAGCGACCTTGCCATAATAGGCAGGTACATTCTTACGCCGGAAATAATGGATGAGCTGGAAACAACAGCGGCAGGCGCCGGCAACGAAATCCAGCTAACGGACGCTATACACGCGGTTGCGGAAAAAAGCGGCGTCTACGGCTACCGCTTTGAAGGGCAGAGGTTTGACTGCGGCAACAAGCACGGACTTATTGAAGCCACAGTCCATTTTGCCCTCTCAAGGGAAGACACCAAAGACGCCATGATGAACTTAATGTCGGTTCTTTGCAGAACAAGGTGA
- a CDS encoding major capsid protein, with the protein MLQFDINSFFSRDSLIRTLTDMPELKSPVLDSVYKTDKRRNHPLPTVAVSDLQQPITNIAVSRRGSAPTPLYGDSGQITHIEPQPFRPSERLNGVEVNNFKLLDRTGVQLLINNKIDRLRRVIRASTEALAAQSLTGKISYPMVMDGGYGTYEVDFGSTLSYTPSVLWDDSQVAIDDILETLIEMEAGIQETSRYGEGVKFWAGKKSFMALSKLVQEFDGRSVIASMDEKSILIGGYRIELMNSAYVDPATGSPIKVVDDGKLLAVAMDAPFELIYAVLDDLDSNLVSMPFFVKPVEDKRTSSIELVAESKPLPVPYTKAINWATVTG; encoded by the coding sequence ATGCTTCAGTTTGATATAAACAGCTTTTTTTCGAGGGATTCGCTGATCAGAACCCTCACGGACATGCCTGAGCTTAAGTCGCCCGTGCTTGATTCCGTTTATAAAACGGATAAGAGAAGAAACCATCCTCTGCCCACGGTGGCAGTGAGCGACCTTCAGCAGCCGATCACAAACATAGCGGTCAGCAGAAGAGGCTCCGCCCCCACGCCGCTCTACGGCGACAGCGGACAGATAACCCACATAGAGCCCCAGCCGTTCAGACCTTCCGAGAGGCTTAACGGTGTTGAGGTGAACAACTTCAAGCTTCTGGACAGGACAGGGGTTCAGCTTCTCATCAACAACAAGATAGACAGACTCAGAAGGGTCATACGTGCATCCACGGAAGCTCTCGCCGCTCAGAGCCTCACCGGAAAGATAAGCTATCCCATGGTGATGGACGGCGGCTACGGCACATATGAGGTGGATTTCGGCTCCACACTCTCCTACACGCCGTCAGTCCTCTGGGACGATTCTCAGGTGGCGATAGACGACATTCTTGAAACTCTCATCGAAATGGAAGCGGGCATTCAGGAAACCAGCAGGTACGGCGAAGGTGTCAAATTCTGGGCAGGGAAAAAGTCATTTATGGCACTTTCCAAGCTTGTTCAGGAATTTGACGGCAGAAGCGTTATCGCTTCCATGGATGAAAAATCGATCCTCATAGGCGGCTACAGAATAGAGCTTATGAACTCCGCCTACGTCGACCCCGCAACAGGCAGTCCCATCAAGGTGGTGGATGACGGAAAGCTCCTTGCAGTTGCCATGGACGCTCCCTTCGAGCTCATTTACGCCGTGCTGGATGATCTGGACAGCAACCTTGTTTCCATGCCCTTCTTCGTGAAGCCCGTGGAGGACAAGCGCACATCCTCAATAGAGCTTGTTGCGGAGAGCAAACCGCTTCCCGTGCCTTATACAAAGGCTATCAACTGGGCGACAGTTACAGGTTAG
- the mqnE gene encoding aminofutalosine synthase MqnE, translated as MYNLFKEDFLVTGEKADALRQKMWGKKVFYVNNLHINYTDICVSKCRFCAFAKDEGDESAVFMDVDDIIKYVAAKAPNASELHIVGGLHPSKKFSYYTDMVRGLKTAFPEKTIKAFSAVEIDYFASISGLSVSDALSALKKAGLEMMPGGGAEIFEPRVRKEICPEKIPAEKWLEVHETAHKEGILTNATMLYGHIETGEDKMRHLEKIRELQEKTGGFLAFIPLSFHPQNTFLSHIKPATGMDDLMTVAVSRLVLDNVPHIKAYWVMLGEKTAQAALRFGADDLDGTIIKENITHAAGAKSSAGLTEDELKNMITSAGLEPVKRNAFYGTIN; from the coding sequence ATGTACAATCTTTTTAAAGAAGATTTTCTGGTTACGGGCGAAAAAGCCGATGCGCTCCGGCAGAAAATGTGGGGCAAAAAGGTTTTTTACGTTAATAACCTCCATATAAACTATACTGATATATGCGTGAGCAAGTGCCGTTTCTGCGCCTTTGCGAAGGATGAGGGCGACGAATCCGCCGTGTTCATGGATGTTGACGACATCATAAAATATGTCGCCGCCAAGGCTCCGAACGCCAGCGAGCTTCATATAGTCGGCGGTCTGCACCCCTCCAAAAAATTCAGCTACTACACAGACATGGTTAGGGGGCTTAAAACAGCCTTCCCTGAAAAAACCATCAAAGCTTTCAGCGCGGTTGAGATAGACTATTTCGCCTCAATCTCAGGACTCTCTGTTTCAGATGCGCTGAGTGCCCTCAAAAAAGCCGGGCTTGAGATGATGCCGGGCGGCGGCGCCGAGATCTTCGAGCCGAGAGTGCGAAAAGAGATCTGCCCCGAAAAAATTCCCGCTGAAAAATGGCTTGAGGTGCACGAAACCGCCCATAAGGAAGGTATTCTTACCAACGCCACAATGCTCTACGGTCACATAGAAACCGGAGAGGACAAGATGCGCCACCTTGAAAAAATCAGGGAGCTTCAGGAGAAAACCGGAGGGTTTCTTGCGTTTATTCCCCTCTCCTTCCACCCTCAGAACACCTTCCTCAGCCATATAAAACCCGCAACAGGCATGGATGACCTTATGACTGTTGCCGTCAGCCGCCTTGTGCTGGACAATGTGCCCCACATAAAGGCATACTGGGTTATGCTCGGCGAAAAAACAGCACAGGCTGCCCTCCGATTCGGCGCTGACGATCTGGACGGAACAATAATTAAAGAGAATATTACCCATGCCGCCGGCGCGAAAAGCAGTGCCGGACTCACGGAGGACGAACTGAAAAATATGATAACCTCAGCGGGGCTTGAGCCTGTTAAGCGGAATGCCTTCTACGGGACTATAAACTGA